A single genomic interval of Mycolicibacterium holsaticum DSM 44478 = JCM 12374 harbors:
- the nrdI gene encoding class Ib ribonucleoside-diphosphate reductase assembly flavoprotein NrdI, with protein sequence MSNLVYFSSVSENTHRFVEKLGTAAIRIPLHGRIEVDEPYVLVLPTYGGGRATPNINDGGYVPKQVIAFLNNEHNRSLLRGVIAAGNNNFGAEFAYAGDVVSRKCGVPYLYRFELMGTPDDVEAVRAGLEDFWKDQTCPQPSQMQSL encoded by the coding sequence ATGAGCAACCTCGTCTACTTCTCCAGCGTGTCGGAGAACACCCACCGCTTCGTCGAGAAGCTGGGCACAGCCGCCATCCGGATCCCGCTGCACGGACGGATCGAGGTCGACGAACCTTATGTGCTGGTGCTGCCCACTTACGGCGGAGGGCGCGCCACACCGAACATCAACGACGGTGGCTATGTCCCCAAACAGGTCATCGCGTTCTTGAACAACGAACACAACCGGTCGTTGCTGCGCGGCGTCATCGCCGCGGGCAACAACAACTTCGGCGCGGAATTCGCCTACGCGGGCGATGTGGTGTCACGCAAGTGCGGCGTGCCGTATCTCTACCGCTTTGAACTCATGGGAACTCCCGACGACGTGGAAGCCGTTCGTGCGGGCTTGGAAGACTTTTGGAAGGACCAGACGTGCCCCCAACCGTCACAGATGCAGAGCCTGTAA
- a CDS encoding redoxin NrdH produces the protein MSQPSITVYTKPACVQCNATYKALDKQGIAYQTVDISLDSEARDYVMALGYLQAPVVVAGNDHWSGFRPDRIKALAGAVAVTA, from the coding sequence ATGAGCCAGCCATCGATCACCGTGTACACCAAGCCCGCTTGCGTGCAGTGCAACGCCACCTACAAGGCGCTGGACAAGCAGGGCATCGCCTACCAGACGGTTGACATCAGCCTCGACAGCGAGGCTCGTGACTACGTCATGGCCCTGGGCTACCTGCAGGCGCCCGTCGTCGTGGCAGGCAACGACCACTGGTCGGGGTTCCGGCCCGACCGCATCAAGGCGTTGGCAGGCGCGGTCGCGGTCACGGCATAG